The Kluyvera intermedia genome includes the window GGGCGGTGATAAGTACGACTGTCTGAATTCGAGGGTATTTGCCTGGAATCCAGACAATCGTCGCGGATTTTCAGAGATAACGGACAAATGGGGCAGTATCCGGCGCGACAATCGTGGTCGACGCTTTCAACTGTGGCGTTCCCAGATACAGGAAACCGACGATTTTATCCTGTGCACCGCAGTCAAGGCCTTCACGCACGACTGGACTCTCCGTCAGCGCGCCGCTGCGCCAGATGCCGTTAAAGCCCTGCGCCACCGCCGCCATTTGCATCGCCATCACCGCGCAACCCGCCGACATTTCTTGTTCCCAGACAGGTACTTTGGGGTGATCCTGGCATTTCGCGATAACCGCAATAATCATCGGCGCACGAAACGGTGCGTTGCGCGCTTTTTCAATCGCCTTCTCATCACTTTGCGCCGCAATCGCGCCCTGCTCCAGCAAGTTGCTAAAACGTGCACGCCCTTCGCCTTCAATGATAACGAACTGCCACGGCTGCAAGGTGCCGTGATCCGGTGCACGCATGCCGGCGCGTAGAATATTTTGCAGCGGCTCACCGGCCGGTGCGGGTTCCGCCAGACGCGAAGCGCTACGGCGATTTACCAGTAATTCCAGGGCATCCATTAGGTCACTCCTCTCACGTTATTTTTCATAAAATTAACATGCGCGAGGAATTTGTTACAGCGCAGAAGGCGATTCCTGCTGACAACGGGCAACGGTCTATTTAGGATAGCCAAACGTTTTACCGTTTCGGTGAACCTTTTTCGTTATTGCAGGGAGAATACATGCGAACCGTATGGCGCTTTATTGCCGGATTCTTTAAATGGATGTGGCGATTACTTAATTTCGTCCGTGAACTGGTGTTTAACCTGGTCTTTATTTTACTGGTGCTGGTGTGTGTCGGTATCTGGATGCAGGTTAGCTCCAGCAGCACCGCAGAACGTAGCAGCCGGGGTGCATTGCTGATGGACATCAGCGGCGTGGTGGTGGATAAACCGTCTACCAGCAGCAAGCTTAGCGTTATCGGCAAACAGATTTTTGGCGCTTCCTCAGATCGCCTGCAGGAAAACTCCCTGTTTGATATTGTGCAAACTATTCGCCAG containing:
- a CDS encoding NAD(P)H nitroreductase; amino-acid sequence: MDALELLVNRRSASRLAEPAPAGEPLQNILRAGMRAPDHGTLQPWQFVIIEGEGRARFSNLLEQGAIAAQSDEKAIEKARNAPFRAPMIIAVIAKCQDHPKVPVWEQEMSAGCAVMAMQMAAVAQGFNGIWRSGALTESPVVREGLDCGAQDKIVGFLYLGTPQLKASTTIVAPDTAPFVRYL